The Cellulophaga sp. L1A9 genome window below encodes:
- a CDS encoding gliding motility-associated C-terminal domain-containing protein: protein MTNQNKMDRIPFFLLFIIFFGVHSFSQAQTGCAGSDALLTICNKDQNPSLQNFDLFDALNDTPSTGGIWSTSNPANFYAFDRTTGIVNLWKILNSGTHTFTYTNDACGESASVTINLGGYSGEDNIDGSANACSNEIEVNMHRFLGSEVADKIQDFNGLWEAVTPEAVNFLERNIFNAFGAGPGVYEFTYTVAAVATCPSEQSTVILEVHPSPNPGTGLALAVCVTDDLSAYRNLNLNSYLAAEDANGTWSESGTGQLTDLSDNTINVEEIRDNFGYGIYNFDYTVYPTHPVCDEQFSTVAISILPTLSGSLESLNYCMGNPYTIDITYDSTLLPNGRYQMGYLVDPADALVRAEEVIITLTNGVGSFDVNPSLVSTNVYNTVSISSIMGFLPLRSVCTTIDVSETTFLVSNSQIQIAEACQDTTIPVQILNILDTTANLTNSPHTVTYTLTAPDGGTTTETIENLPFSEGAATFEIAAEHTGEDGEHEVIVTIDNILDVTCNLQTLFNVIATPDAITLTLQVDNSCNATEINVLVAAPVLPDGIYNVTYDVIEQNTGAVVINNTIAFTGGTADYQVDVAPLEQGNYTISVRSIQNDTTPCRTIFEHEETENFAIKGIPDIPIGESNQTFCLSEYDTNGPTLEDLAFTASGDPLFYATETSTDILSISTPLAHNVAYFISTINNENNCEGTQRLRVLVSLTAPTTPTTTNATPFFCGGDAATLASVDINTDEIAIVWYDAPVNGNLLPATTLLEDGISYFAASENSQGCRSNERLILSPTVFTVTPISLTNTEFDICGLDKPTISDLNNLAAFENYEIRWYDSLESTSPINEATLLVPNAMYYAENYNEDTRCIAPIRTPITINLSACNPEDYDFFIPDGFSPNGDARNDRYFIPNIEKIFPEFQLEIKNRYGRTLFMGNIQNPAWDGSIKGNSIAPNGVYFYIIHYNKEGFEPKQGRLYLNR from the coding sequence ATGACCAATCAAAACAAAATGGATCGTATTCCATTTTTTTTATTGTTTATTATTTTTTTTGGAGTACATTCTTTTTCCCAGGCCCAAACAGGCTGTGCAGGATCTGATGCTTTACTAACAATTTGCAATAAAGATCAAAATCCATCGCTTCAAAATTTCGATTTATTTGATGCCCTTAATGACACACCAAGTACTGGAGGTATTTGGTCTACTTCAAATCCGGCAAATTTTTATGCTTTTGATAGAACTACAGGAATTGTAAACCTTTGGAAAATTTTGAATTCAGGCACCCATACGTTTACGTATACCAATGATGCTTGTGGTGAATCTGCCAGTGTTACTATTAATTTAGGAGGCTACTCCGGAGAAGACAATATAGATGGTAGCGCCAATGCATGTAGCAATGAAATAGAAGTAAATATGCATCGCTTCTTAGGGAGTGAAGTTGCCGATAAAATTCAAGATTTTAATGGACTATGGGAAGCGGTAACTCCAGAGGCCGTAAACTTTTTAGAACGAAATATTTTCAATGCTTTTGGAGCGGGTCCGGGAGTATATGAATTTACATATACCGTAGCTGCTGTAGCTACTTGTCCATCAGAGCAATCTACCGTTATCTTAGAAGTACACCCTTCACCTAACCCAGGGACAGGATTAGCACTAGCTGTTTGCGTCACTGATGATTTATCGGCCTATAGAAATTTAAACTTAAACAGTTATCTAGCTGCAGAAGATGCTAACGGAACTTGGTCTGAATCTGGAACAGGTCAACTAACAGATCTTTCTGATAATACCATAAATGTAGAGGAAATCAGAGATAATTTTGGATATGGCATCTATAATTTCGATTACACCGTTTATCCTACGCACCCTGTATGTGATGAACAATTTTCTACAGTAGCAATTAGCATCCTTCCCACCTTATCTGGTAGCTTAGAAAGCCTTAACTATTGTATGGGCAACCCGTATACCATCGATATCACTTATGATAGTACGCTTCTACCCAATGGAAGATATCAAATGGGGTATCTAGTAGACCCCGCTGATGCCCTCGTAAGAGCCGAAGAAGTAATTATCACACTAACTAATGGCGTCGGAAGCTTTGATGTAAATCCTTCGCTTGTTTCTACCAATGTATATAATACCGTAAGCATTAGCTCCATTATGGGCTTTTTACCCTTGCGCAGTGTTTGTACTACTATTGATGTTTCGGAGACCACCTTTCTCGTTTCTAATTCACAAATACAAATTGCAGAAGCCTGCCAAGACACCACTATTCCTGTGCAAATTTTAAATATTCTTGATACTACTGCGAACTTAACCAACAGTCCGCATACCGTCACGTATACGCTTACAGCTCCCGATGGCGGAACAACTACAGAAACCATAGAAAACCTACCTTTTTCTGAAGGAGCTGCTACTTTTGAAATTGCTGCTGAACATACAGGTGAGGATGGAGAACATGAAGTAATAGTCACTATTGATAATATCCTAGATGTTACCTGTAATTTACAAACGTTGTTTAATGTGATTGCCACGCCAGATGCAATTACACTAACCTTACAGGTAGATAATTCTTGTAATGCCACAGAAATAAATGTGCTGGTAGCTGCTCCTGTTTTACCTGATGGCATTTATAATGTAACTTATGATGTAATTGAACAAAACACAGGTGCTGTTGTTATTAATAATACGATTGCCTTTACTGGTGGAACTGCAGATTATCAAGTTGATGTTGCCCCATTAGAGCAAGGTAATTATACCATAAGCGTACGAAGCATACAAAATGACACTACGCCATGTAGGACTATTTTTGAGCATGAAGAAACAGAAAATTTTGCCATAAAAGGCATACCAGATATCCCTATAGGAGAAAGCAATCAAACTTTTTGTCTAAGCGAATACGATACCAACGGCCCTACACTAGAAGACCTTGCTTTTACCGCCTCTGGTGACCCTTTATTTTATGCCACGGAAACAAGTACTGATATTCTTAGTATTAGCACCCCACTGGCTCACAATGTAGCTTATTTTATCAGCACTATAAATAATGAAAATAACTGTGAAGGTACACAAAGACTGCGTGTTTTAGTATCACTTACAGCACCTACTACCCCTACAACCACCAATGCTACTCCATTTTTCTGTGGAGGAGATGCTGCAACCCTAGCATCTGTAGATATTAACACTGATGAGATAGCAATTGTTTGGTATGACGCCCCTGTAAATGGAAATTTATTACCAGCTACTACGCTTTTAGAAGATGGCATATCTTATTTTGCTGCATCAGAAAATAGCCAAGGCTGTAGAAGTAATGAACGACTTATACTAAGCCCTACCGTTTTTACGGTTACACCAATTTCTTTGACTAATACTGAATTTGATATTTGTGGCTTAGACAAGCCTACCATTTCAGATCTAAACAACTTAGCGGCTTTTGAAAATTATGAAATTAGATGGTATGACTCTTTGGAAAGCACTTCGCCTATAAATGAAGCTACGCTACTAGTACCTAATGCTATGTACTATGCAGAAAATTACAATGAAGATACCAGATGTATAGCTCCTATTAGAACACCAATCACTATAAATTTATCTGCATGTAATCCTGAAGATTATGACTTCTTCATTCCTGACGGATTCTCACCTAATGGAGATGCTAGAAACGACCGTTATTTTATACCCAATATTGAAAAAATATTTCCGGAGTTTCAGCTAGAAATAAAAAATAGGTATGGCAGAACTCTTTTCATGGGGAACATTCAAAACCCTGCATGGGACGGTTCCATCAAAGGGAATAGTATCGCGCCAAACGGAGTATATTTTTACATCATACATTATAACAAAGAAGGTTTTGAGCCTAAACAAGGGAGGTTATACCTCAACCGATAA
- a CDS encoding OmpA family protein produces MKKTTLLLVLIVFFNIFSASAQDQLKRANTYFDRAFYSEAIPLYEEIAATNKSTLVIKNLADSYYNTYQMPQAAKWYAYLTSIYGETLDENYFFKYSESLKATGELNKSFEVLMEYYQAKKDAEQVAKLKSDFNYLENIQAIGPRFAIENLALNTTNSEFGAVQVDDQIIYTASKKKANKIYRWNNQNYLDLYQHPESELLYGDSISRSFSTAINTKMHEGTFAITKDRNTLYFTRNNFIKGKKKTDAKKVSNLKIYRATRMDNVWTNITTLAFNSDDFSNEHPSLSSDEKTLYFASDRSGGFGSFDIYKVTIQENDVYTEPENLGSLINTDKKEQFPFVDQNDNLYFSSNGHPGFGLLDIFISKKDTNQFQKPDNVGYPVNSSYDDFSYFQNEDKGFFASNRPEGKGSDDIYSFTITKPLKIEACAQVITGVVTDRTTKQLLPFSTVRLLDIDHHEIAQVITKEDATFSFAVECEMQYRIEAKKEQYEDNFKVLRTTKERNAEIDASLTLYATVEKEKVARIALQEKEKQALEKAKTAQEKKLKEEKEAAEALAVQEKQHKEKAEKEKAENIIKTINTEKAIVKEKNRTVIKTQAINFDYSMWYLRRETRDRLETVVATMKNNPSITLEIGSHTDRRGNNNYNKELSQKRANSVKTYLLEKGIAAERIIAKGYGESQPIIACATDDACSEEEHELNRRCEFVIVKWE; encoded by the coding sequence ATGAAAAAAACGACACTCCTTTTAGTATTAATAGTATTCTTCAATATATTTTCTGCTTCAGCTCAAGATCAATTGAAACGTGCTAACACCTATTTTGACCGAGCTTTTTATAGTGAAGCTATTCCGCTATACGAAGAAATTGCAGCTACAAATAAAAGCACGCTAGTAATAAAAAATCTTGCTGATAGCTATTACAATACCTATCAAATGCCACAAGCAGCAAAGTGGTATGCCTATCTGACTTCAATTTATGGCGAGACACTCGACGAAAACTATTTTTTTAAATACAGCGAATCTTTAAAAGCTACAGGAGAACTAAATAAATCTTTTGAAGTACTAATGGAGTACTACCAAGCAAAAAAAGACGCGGAGCAAGTAGCGAAATTAAAGTCAGATTTTAACTATTTAGAAAATATACAAGCAATAGGACCGCGATTTGCAATTGAAAATTTAGCATTAAACACTACAAACTCTGAATTTGGAGCTGTACAAGTAGATGACCAAATTATATATACGGCATCGAAAAAAAAGGCGAACAAAATTTACCGATGGAATAATCAGAACTATTTAGACTTATACCAACATCCTGAAAGTGAATTACTGTATGGCGATAGCATTAGTAGAAGTTTTTCTACTGCCATAAATACTAAAATGCATGAAGGCACTTTTGCCATCACAAAAGACAGAAACACCCTTTATTTTACACGTAATAACTTTATTAAAGGGAAAAAGAAAACAGATGCTAAAAAAGTATCTAACCTAAAAATATACCGTGCTACACGCATGGATAATGTATGGACCAATATTACAACGCTAGCCTTTAATAGTGATGATTTTTCTAATGAACACCCAAGCCTTAGTAGTGATGAGAAAACTTTGTATTTTGCTTCAGACAGAAGTGGTGGTTTTGGCTCTTTTGACATTTATAAAGTAACTATTCAAGAAAATGATGTTTATACGGAACCAGAGAACCTTGGAAGTTTAATTAATACGGATAAAAAAGAACAGTTTCCTTTTGTCGATCAAAATGATAACCTATACTTTTCTTCAAACGGACATCCAGGATTTGGCCTACTTGATATTTTTATTTCAAAAAAAGACACTAATCAATTTCAGAAACCAGACAATGTTGGGTATCCTGTGAATAGTAGTTATGATGACTTTAGCTATTTTCAAAATGAAGACAAAGGCTTCTTTGCCTCCAACAGACCAGAAGGAAAAGGAAGCGATGATATCTATTCCTTTACGATTACAAAACCTTTAAAAATTGAAGCTTGTGCGCAAGTTATTACTGGAGTCGTGACAGACAGAACTACCAAACAACTACTCCCTTTTAGTACCGTACGCCTTCTTGATATTGATCATCATGAAATAGCTCAAGTAATTACAAAGGAAGATGCCACGTTTTCATTTGCGGTAGAATGTGAGATGCAGTACCGCATTGAAGCTAAAAAAGAGCAGTACGAAGATAATTTTAAAGTGCTAAGAACCACAAAAGAGCGGAACGCAGAAATAGATGCTTCGCTAACCTTATATGCTACTGTTGAAAAAGAAAAAGTAGCACGTATTGCACTTCAAGAAAAAGAGAAGCAAGCGCTAGAAAAAGCAAAAACAGCACAAGAGAAAAAATTAAAAGAAGAAAAAGAAGCCGCTGAAGCTTTAGCTGTACAAGAAAAACAACATAAAGAAAAGGCAGAGAAAGAGAAAGCTGAGAATATTATCAAAACCATCAATACAGAAAAGGCAATCGTCAAAGAAAAAAATAGAACCGTTATTAAAACGCAAGCTATAAACTTTGATTACAGCATGTGGTACTTGCGCAGGGAAACCAGAGATCGTTTAGAAACGGTGGTAGCTACTATGAAAAATAATCCAAGTATCACCCTTGAGATTGGTTCGCATACAGACCGCCGTGGAAATAACAATTATAATAAAGAACTGTCTCAAAAAAGAGCCAATAGTGTAAAAACATATTTACTAGAAAAAGGAATTGCAGCTGAAAGAATCATTGCAAAAGGCTACGGAGAATCACAACCTATTATAGCATGTGCTACAGATGATGCTTGTTCCGAGGAAGAGCATGAATTAAATAGAAGGTGTGAATTTGTAATCGTAAAATGGGAATAA
- a CDS encoding type IX secretion system membrane protein PorP/SprF: MKKYSLYLLLLLLIPFLGMSQQDPQYTQYMYNMSVINPAYTTNDTGLINFGTLYRSQWNSVVGAPKTLTFFAHAALSEKIETGISFISDVIGDGAAKENNIYADFAYSLKLNEKSDLSLGLKAGMTNYATNFNGFRLPELQDDAAFNDNINSTFPNIGIGAFYHKDKFYSGISIPNLLHSKHIDNKDGISTIGSEEAHIFITAGYVYELNSSIKIKPSTLIKAVNNTPLSVDFSVNALFNDTLEAGLAYRLDDAVSAMFNIQILSGVRAGYAYDYTLSNLGEFSSGSHEIFILFNLDLLGLKKGYDKSPRFY, encoded by the coding sequence ATGAAAAAATACTCCTTATATCTACTCTTACTCTTACTGATACCCTTTCTGGGAATGAGTCAGCAAGATCCACAATACACCCAATACATGTACAACATGAGTGTTATTAACCCTGCCTATACTACTAATGATACAGGCTTAATTAATTTTGGAACTCTATACAGATCACAATGGAACTCTGTTGTCGGGGCCCCTAAAACGCTCACATTTTTTGCACATGCTGCTTTATCAGAAAAAATAGAAACAGGTATCTCATTTATCTCTGACGTTATTGGCGATGGTGCTGCCAAAGAAAATAATATCTATGCAGATTTTGCGTACAGCCTTAAACTCAATGAAAAAAGTGATCTTTCGCTAGGTTTAAAAGCAGGAATGACCAATTATGCCACAAATTTTAATGGGTTTAGACTTCCTGAACTACAAGACGATGCGGCCTTTAATGACAATATAAACAGTACATTTCCTAATATTGGTATAGGTGCTTTTTACCATAAAGATAAATTTTACTCGGGTATTTCTATTCCCAATCTATTGCATTCTAAACATATAGATAACAAAGATGGCATTAGCACTATCGGATCAGAAGAGGCTCATATTTTTATTACCGCAGGGTATGTATACGAACTCAACTCTTCTATTAAAATTAAACCCTCAACCTTAATAAAGGCCGTAAATAATACGCCACTTTCTGTAGATTTTTCTGTAAATGCACTATTTAACGATACGTTGGAAGCTGGCCTAGCGTATCGCTTAGACGATGCTGTTAGTGCCATGTTTAACATTCAAATATTATCAGGCGTTAGAGCTGGTTACGCTTATGATTACACCTTATCAAATCTAGGAGAATTTAGTTCTGGATCTCATGAAATTTTCATTCTATTTAATTTGGACCTATTAGGCTTGAAAAAAGGCTATGATAAATCCCCTAGATTTTACTAA
- a CDS encoding SDR family oxidoreductase, giving the protein MNISLKGKKALIGGSSDGIGKAIAKQLAASGASVTLVSRSEAKLKNIIANLPTAEGQTHQYLLVDYTDFKAYALQLESYFNSNTIDILVNNTQGPNAGNTLEKNITDYQAAFDLLFKTTVFTTELALKSMIKNKWGRVINIASVSVKEPLSYLALSNTIRAAVVTWGKSLATDVGPYQITVNNILTGYFDTNRIAQLNATKAKQLKISEEEVRNQMEAKVSLQRIGKPEEYGYLVAFLASDNAAYITGTSIPIDGGLLKSL; this is encoded by the coding sequence ATGAATATTTCTCTAAAAGGTAAAAAAGCCCTCATTGGTGGTAGCAGTGATGGTATTGGTAAAGCAATTGCTAAACAACTTGCGGCGAGTGGCGCCAGTGTAACTTTGGTTTCTAGAAGCGAAGCTAAATTAAAAAACATCATTGCCAATCTTCCTACAGCAGAAGGGCAAACACATCAATACCTGCTTGTAGATTATACTGATTTTAAAGCCTACGCACTTCAACTAGAAAGCTATTTTAACAGCAATACTATAGATATTCTGGTGAATAATACCCAAGGCCCTAACGCAGGAAATACCTTGGAAAAAAATATTACAGATTATCAGGCTGCTTTTGATCTCCTGTTTAAAACCACTGTATTTACCACAGAGCTTGCTCTTAAAAGTATGATAAAAAATAAATGGGGACGTGTCATAAATATCGCTTCCGTTTCAGTAAAAGAACCCCTCTCCTATTTGGCACTTTCTAATACCATTAGAGCCGCTGTGGTTACCTGGGGGAAATCTTTAGCTACAGATGTTGGTCCTTATCAAATTACCGTTAATAATATATTGACTGGTTATTTTGACACCAACCGCATTGCACAACTGAATGCCACAAAAGCAAAACAATTAAAAATTTCAGAGGAAGAAGTACGCAACCAAATGGAGGCAAAGGTATCTCTACAACGAATTGGAAAACCAGAAGAATATGGCTATTTGGTTGCTTTTCTAGCATCAGACAATGCGGCATATATTACAGGAACTTCCATTCCTATTGATGGCGGTTTGTTAAAATCACTATAG
- a CDS encoding cupin domain-containing protein — translation MDIKLAEIPTKEIIPGYHGKLVHTKNMSLAFWEVEKGAIVPEHSHVNEQVMQVLEGEFEFTLNGKTKVYTPGELVVIGAYIPHSGKALTACKLMDVFSPTREEYK, via the coding sequence ATGGATATAAAGTTAGCTGAAATTCCTACCAAAGAGATTATTCCCGGTTATCACGGTAAATTGGTCCATACTAAAAATATGAGCTTGGCTTTTTGGGAGGTAGAAAAAGGGGCTATAGTTCCTGAACACTCTCATGTAAATGAACAAGTAATGCAGGTTTTAGAAGGCGAGTTTGAGTTTACCCTCAACGGCAAGACTAAAGTATATACTCCCGGGGAATTAGTCGTAATTGGCGCTTATATTCCACATAGTGGCAAAGCTTTAACCGCTTGCAAATTAATGGATGTATTTAGTCCCACTAGAGAAGAGTACAAATAA